The following proteins come from a genomic window of Nostoc sp. ATCC 53789:
- a CDS encoding ATP-grasp domain-containing protein, whose product MIYQSGKAAKVLPDDEVPEILKECAKRIGSQFFSVDVIESKDGTKRIVEIADGQLFY is encoded by the coding sequence TTGATTTATCAATCTGGTAAAGCAGCAAAAGTTTTACCAGATGACGAAGTTCCAGAGATCCTTAAAGAATGTGCAAAACGGATTGGAAGTCAATTCTTTTCTGTAGATGTAATAGAGAGTAAAGATGGAACTAAGCGGATCGTAGAAATTGCTGATGGGCAGCTGTTTTACTAA